The Hemicordylus capensis ecotype Gifberg chromosome 6, rHemCap1.1.pri, whole genome shotgun sequence genome window below encodes:
- the GUK1 gene encoding guanylate kinase isoform X2, whose product MRTFLASASPVNTTRQPRPGEVNGKDYHYVTREEMQKGIDAGEFIEHAEFSGNMYGTSKAAIQAVQAQNQICILDVDLQGVKNIKKTDLDPIYISVQPPSIETLEKRLRDRQTETEESLQKRLNAACIDMELSKEPGLFNLIIVNNDLEEAYSELKEVLAEEIEKAQGSKKS is encoded by the exons ATGAGAACGTTTTTGGCTTCAGCGTCTCCCGTGA ATACCACAAGGCAACCAAGACCTGGAGAGGTGAACGGTAAAG ACTACCATTATGTGACCAGAGAAGAGATGCAGAAGGGAATCGATGCTGGAGAATTCATCGAACATGCAGAATTTTCTGGGAATATGTATGGGACAAG TAAAGCTGCCATACAGGCTGTCCAAGCCCAGAACCAGATCTGCATTCTAGATGTCGATTTGCAGGGCGTGAAGAACATCAAGAAAACCGACCTGGATCCCATCTACATCTCAGTCCAGCCTCCATCCATAGAAACCTTG GAAAAACGGTTACGAGACAGACAGACTGAAACGGAGGAGAGTCTACAGAAGCGGCTGAATGCAGCTTGCATCGATATGGAACTTA GTAAAGAGCCCGGCCTCTTCAACTTGATCATTGTCAACAATGACCTGGAAGAAGCATATTCCGAACTGAAGGAGGTCCTGGCAGAG GAAATCGAGAAGGCACAGGGGTCCAAGAAGTCCTGA
- the LOC128331699 gene encoding proline-rich protein 5-like: MTKGSTLVSPLVFQSQKMGSFRKPRLRFMSSPVLPDLPRFLAARQSLQLNSDSAWDSVQTAVINVFKGGGLQNNELYTLNENVRQLLKSELGSFVKDYFQNQILAKGLLLIEEKVKLCEGENRIHALSENWDHFFTETLPTLQAIFYPVQGQELTIRQIALLGFRDLVLLRVELGEILPRVQTQVPPSIVQMLLILQGVHEPTGPSNASMQLEGLVKQVVSPYLGLCDEGHCFPDSSYALAQLPKIPI, encoded by the coding sequence ATGACCAAGGGTTCGACTCTCGTGTCACCTCTCGTCTTCCAGTCCCAGAAGATGGGTTCATTCCGGAAGCCACGGCTTCGTTTCATGAGCTCCCCAGTGTTGCCTGATTTGCCCCGGTTCCTGGCAGCTCGGCAGTCTCTACAGCTCAACTCTGACTCTGCATGGGACAGTGTCCAAACAGCCGTGATCAATGTGTTCAAGGGGGGAGGCTTGCAAAACAACGAACTCTACACCCTCAATGAAAACGTCCGGCAACTGCTGAAGAGTGAACTTGGATCCTTTGTCAAAGACTATTTCCAGAACCAGATCCTTGCAAAGGGCTTGCTGCTCATAGAGGAGAAGGTTAAGCTTTGCGAAGGAGAGAATCGCATCCATGCACTATCTGAAAACTGGGATCACTTCTTCACTGAGACTCTTCCTACACTTCAGGCTATATTTTATCCTGTTCAGGGCCAAGAATTGACTATTCGCCAGATTGCCCTTCTTGGCTTCCGAGACTTGGTCTTATTAAGAGTGGAGTTGGGTGAGATTCTACCTCGGGTCCAAACCCAAGTTCCACCTTCCATTGTCCAGATGCTGCTGATTTTACAGGGAGTCCATGAACCTACAGGCCCCAGTAATGCCTCCATGCAGTTGGAAGGGCTTGTTAAACAGGTGGTGTCCCCATACCTTGGATTGTGTGACGAAGGACACTGCTTCCCCGACAGCAGCTATGCACTCGCACAGCTTCCTAAGATCCCCATCTGA
- the GUK1 gene encoding guanylate kinase isoform X1 has protein sequence MIWRRFLCSALRIMTGPRPVVLSGPSGAGKSTLLKKLLKDYENVFGFSVSHTTRQPRPGEVNGKDYHYVTREEMQKGIDAGEFIEHAEFSGNMYGTSKAAIQAVQAQNQICILDVDLQGVKNIKKTDLDPIYISVQPPSIETLEKRLRDRQTETEESLQKRLNAACIDMELSKEPGLFNLIIVNNDLEEAYSELKEVLAEEIEKAQGSKKS, from the exons TTATGACGGGACCAAGGCCGGTTGTCCTGAGTGGCCCTTCTGGGGCAGGGAAGAGCACTTTGCTGAAGAAGCTGCTGAAGGATTATGAGAACGTTTTTGGCTTCAGCGTCTCCC ATACCACAAGGCAACCAAGACCTGGAGAGGTGAACGGTAAAG ACTACCATTATGTGACCAGAGAAGAGATGCAGAAGGGAATCGATGCTGGAGAATTCATCGAACATGCAGAATTTTCTGGGAATATGTATGGGACAAG TAAAGCTGCCATACAGGCTGTCCAAGCCCAGAACCAGATCTGCATTCTAGATGTCGATTTGCAGGGCGTGAAGAACATCAAGAAAACCGACCTGGATCCCATCTACATCTCAGTCCAGCCTCCATCCATAGAAACCTTG GAAAAACGGTTACGAGACAGACAGACTGAAACGGAGGAGAGTCTACAGAAGCGGCTGAATGCAGCTTGCATCGATATGGAACTTA GTAAAGAGCCCGGCCTCTTCAACTTGATCATTGTCAACAATGACCTGGAAGAAGCATATTCCGAACTGAAGGAGGTCCTGGCAGAG GAAATCGAGAAGGCACAGGGGTCCAAGAAGTCCTGA